Proteins co-encoded in one Megalops cyprinoides isolate fMegCyp1 chromosome 1, fMegCyp1.pri, whole genome shotgun sequence genomic window:
- the LOC118791820 gene encoding ADP-ribosylation factor-like protein 5B isoform X1, with product MTLAFSFCILIPPVLLVETGLGFLSMVSRKEGEPCTLGLVCTVSRGSFSSVSVFTSALLFTEHKVIIVGLDNAGKTTILYQFLTKEAVHTSPTIGSNVEEISVRKTRFLVWDIGGQESLRASWNSYYCNTEIVILVVDSTDRERLTLTREELHRMLAHEDLQNAAVLVLANKQDMKDSMTAAEISQCLTLSSITGHSWHVQACCALTGEGLPASLDWMRSRVLAS from the exons ATGACGCTGGCATTTTCCTTTTGCATCCTTATTCCCCCAGTGCTCCTTGTGGAAACAGGTCTGGGGTTTTTATCTATGGTCTCCAGAAAGGAGGGAGAGCCATGCACTCTGGGATTGGTATGTACTGTTTCCCGTGGGTCCTtctcatctgtgtctgtgttcacatCCGCCCTCCTTTTCACAGAACACAAAGTCATCATCGTGGGACTGGACAACGCAGGGAAGACCACCATCCTCTACCAGTT CCTGACGAAGGAGGCTGTGCACACTTCCCCCACCATTGGCAGCAACGTGGAGGAGATCTCCGTGCGCAAGACCCGCTTCCTGGTTTGGGACATAGGAGGGCAGGAAAGCCTGAGAGCCAGCTGGAACTCCTATTATTGCAACACTGAG ATTGTGATCCTGGTGGTGGACAGCACTGATCGGGAGCGCCTCACATTGACCAGAGAGGAGCTGCACCGCATGCTGGCTCATGAG GACCTGCAGAACGCGGCAGTGCTGGTTCTGGCTAACAAGCAGGACATGAAGGACTCCATGACGGCAGCAGAGATCTCGCAGTGCCTGACCCTCAGCTCCATCACCGGCCACTCCTGGCATGTGCAGGCCTGCTGCGCCCTCACCGGGGAGGG CCTCCCAGCCAGTCTGGACTGGATGAGATCCCGTGTTTTGGCCAGCTAA
- the LOC118791820 gene encoding ADP-ribosylation factor-like protein 5B isoform X2, translating to MGLLFAKLMTIFGDREHKVIIVGLDNAGKTTILYQFLTKEAVHTSPTIGSNVEEISVRKTRFLVWDIGGQESLRASWNSYYCNTEIVILVVDSTDRERLTLTREELHRMLAHEDLQNAAVLVLANKQDMKDSMTAAEISQCLTLSSITGHSWHVQACCALTGEGLPASLDWMRSRVLAS from the exons ATGGGTCTTCTCTTCGCCAAGCTAATGACTATTTTCGGAGACCGAG AACACAAAGTCATCATCGTGGGACTGGACAACGCAGGGAAGACCACCATCCTCTACCAGTT CCTGACGAAGGAGGCTGTGCACACTTCCCCCACCATTGGCAGCAACGTGGAGGAGATCTCCGTGCGCAAGACCCGCTTCCTGGTTTGGGACATAGGAGGGCAGGAAAGCCTGAGAGCCAGCTGGAACTCCTATTATTGCAACACTGAG ATTGTGATCCTGGTGGTGGACAGCACTGATCGGGAGCGCCTCACATTGACCAGAGAGGAGCTGCACCGCATGCTGGCTCATGAG GACCTGCAGAACGCGGCAGTGCTGGTTCTGGCTAACAAGCAGGACATGAAGGACTCCATGACGGCAGCAGAGATCTCGCAGTGCCTGACCCTCAGCTCCATCACCGGCCACTCCTGGCATGTGCAGGCCTGCTGCGCCCTCACCGGGGAGGG CCTCCCAGCCAGTCTGGACTGGATGAGATCCCGTGTTTTGGCCAGCTAA